A genomic window from Helicobacter pylori includes:
- the kdsB gene encoding 3-deoxy-manno-octulosonate cytidylyltransferase, translated as MIIIPARLKSSRFENKVLEDIFGMPMVVRCAKNASLVDECIVACDDESIMKACQKSRIKAVMTSKHHNSGTERCLEAAQILGLKNDERVLNLQGDEPFLEKEVITALLEATQNAPFMATCAKVIDEEKAKNPNLVKVVLGHQNNALYFSRSLIPFLRDADVKRQTPLLGHIGIYGFHSREILEELCSLKPCILEDIEKLEQLRALYYQKNIAVEIVQSESVGIDTKEDLQNALKIFSSTLIEQ; from the coding sequence ATGATTATCATTCCTGCTAGATTAAAATCCAGTCGTTTTGAAAATAAAGTGCTAGAAGATATTTTTGGCATGCCTATGGTGGTCCGTTGCGCTAAAAACGCGAGTTTGGTTGATGAATGCATAGTCGCTTGCGATGATGAAAGCATCATGAAAGCGTGTCAAAAATCCCGCATTAAAGCGGTAATGACCTCCAAGCACCACAATAGCGGCACGGAGCGCTGTTTGGAAGCGGCTCAAATTTTAGGGTTAAAAAACGATGAAAGGGTTTTAAACTTGCAAGGCGATGAGCCTTTTTTAGAAAAAGAAGTCATTACAGCGTTGTTAGAAGCCACTCAAAACGCCCCTTTCATGGCGACTTGCGCTAAAGTCATTGATGAAGAAAAAGCCAAAAACCCTAATTTAGTCAAGGTGGTTTTAGGCCATCAAAATAACGCTTTGTATTTTTCGCGCTCCCTTATCCCCTTTTTACGAGATGCTGATGTGAAACGCCAAACGCCCCTTTTAGGGCATATTGGTATTTACGGGTTTCATAGTAGAGAGATTTTAGAAGAATTATGCTCCTTAAAGCCATGCATTTTAGAGGATATAGAAAAATTAGAGCAATTGAGGGCTTTGTATTATCAAAAAAATATTGCAGTGGAAATCGTTCAAAGTGAAAGCGTGGGCATTGACACGAAAGAAGATTTGCAAAACGCTTTGAAAATTTTTAGTTCTACTCTCATTGAGCAATGA
- a CDS encoding glutathionylspermidine synthase family protein, with translation MQVIPLKPLDNKILEEIGLDWHTNDDTSAYIADEMVVVSQKEADAYYDACNELYDMFVETAEEVIKNERFFELDIPNALIPMIKQSFEEEVHWHIYGRFDLAGGLDGKPIKLLEFNADTPTMLYETAVIQWALLKANGYDENKQFNNLYEALGENFKRMVTLGEDTSRFEEMYEGWKILFSSVRGNIEEERTMRFLQDTAQSVGFETDFSYIDEVEFNAEEGVFKNGLNYEFLFKLIPWENIAIDEPELALLMQSMMENKNTIFLNPAYTILFQSKRFLKLLWDRYPNHPLLLETSYEPLTNKKQIKKVAFGREGANSEIFEASMQSLLKTDGVYSNHKPIYQEFYELNSHNGLYYQPNVFFAYESCALGFRKGGLILDNFSKFVSHRLQ, from the coding sequence ATGCAAGTGATTCCTTTAAAACCTTTAGACAATAAGATCTTAGAAGAAATTGGCTTAGATTGGCACACTAATGACGATACATCGGCTTATATCGCTGATGAAATGGTGGTCGTTTCTCAAAAAGAAGCGGACGCTTATTATGACGCTTGCAATGAGCTTTATGACATGTTTGTAGAAACGGCTGAAGAGGTTATTAAGAATGAACGCTTTTTTGAATTGGATATTCCTAATGCGCTCATTCCTATGATCAAACAGAGTTTTGAAGAAGAAGTGCATTGGCATATTTATGGGCGTTTTGATTTGGCTGGGGGGCTTGATGGCAAGCCCATTAAATTATTAGAATTTAACGCTGATACCCCCACCATGCTTTATGAAACTGCAGTGATCCAATGGGCGTTACTCAAAGCCAATGGCTATGATGAAAACAAACAATTCAATAATCTCTATGAAGCGCTTGGCGAGAATTTTAAACGCATGGTAACTTTGGGCGAAGACACGAGCCGTTTTGAAGAAATGTATGAGGGATGGAAAATCCTTTTTTCAAGCGTTAGGGGGAATATTGAAGAAGAGCGCACCATGCGTTTTTTGCAAGATACCGCTCAAAGCGTGGGGTTTGAAACGGATTTTTCTTATATTGATGAGGTGGAGTTTAATGCAGAAGAGGGCGTGTTTAAAAACGGCTTGAATTATGAATTTCTATTCAAATTGATCCCATGGGAAAATATCGCTATTGATGAGCCAGAATTAGCCCTTTTGATGCAAAGCATGATGGAAAATAAAAACACGATTTTTTTAAACCCCGCTTATACGATCCTTTTCCAATCCAAGCGTTTTTTAAAACTTTTATGGGACAGATACCCCAACCACCCCTTATTGTTAGAAACGAGCTATGAACCTTTAACTAATAAAAAACAAATCAAAAAAGTGGCTTTTGGTAGGGAAGGGGCGAATAGTGAAATCTTTGAAGCTTCCATGCAATCGCTCTTAAAAACGGACGGCGTTTATTCTAACCACAAGCCCATTTATCAAGAGTTTTACGAACTCAATTCGCATAACGGGTTGTATTACCAACCCAATGTGTTTTTTGCTTATGAATCTTGCGCGTTAGGGTTTAGAAAGGGGGGGCTAATTTTGGATAATTTTTCTAAATTCGTGAGCCACAGGTTGCAATAA
- a CDS encoding sulfite exporter TauE/SafE family protein, with product MEESTAFILALVGLFTGITAGFFGIGGGEIVVPSTIFAHFSYSHAVGISLMQMLFSSVVGSIINYKKGLLDLKEGSFAALGGLMGAVLGSFILKIIDDKILMSVFVVVVCYTFIKYAFSSNKQPKHFEEMHFALHANGKTPEKKRALPFVSMDRTHGILMLAGFITGIFSIPLGMGGGILMVPFLGYFLKYDSKKIVPLGLFFVVFASLSGVISLYNGRVLDDISVQAGVITGIGAFLGVGIGIKLIALANEKVHKILLLLIYALSILATLHKLIMG from the coding sequence ATGGAAGAATCAACAGCGTTTATTTTGGCTCTTGTGGGGCTATTTACCGGCATTACCGCCGGGTTTTTTGGTATTGGTGGAGGGGAGATTGTCGTCCCTAGCACGATTTTTGCCCATTTTAGTTATAGCCATGCGGTGGGGATTTCGCTCATGCAAATGCTTTTTTCTTCGGTGGTAGGCTCTATTATCAATTACAAAAAGGGCTTATTGGATTTGAAAGAAGGCTCGTTTGCTGCACTTGGAGGACTGATGGGGGCGGTTTTAGGGAGTTTTATCTTAAAAATCATTGACGATAAGATTTTAATGAGCGTGTTTGTGGTGGTGGTGTGTTATACCTTTATCAAATACGCTTTTTCTAGCAACAAACAACCCAAGCATTTTGAGGAAATGCATTTTGCTTTGCATGCAAATGGCAAAACGCCCGAAAAAAAACGCGCACTCCCCTTTGTGTCTATGGATAGAACGCATGGGATTTTGATGCTCGCCGGTTTTATTACCGGCATTTTTTCTATCCCGCTAGGCATGGGTGGGGGGATTTTAATGGTGCCGTTTTTGGGCTATTTTTTGAAATATGATTCTAAAAAAATCGTGCCTTTAGGGCTATTTTTTGTGGTGTTCGCTTCTTTATCTGGGGTCATTTCTCTTTATAACGGAAGGGTTCTTGATGATATAAGCGTTCAAGCCGGGGTGATTACCGGTATTGGCGCGTTTTTAGGCGTGGGCATTGGGATCAAGCTTATCGCTTTAGCGAATGAAAAGGTGCATAAAATCTTATTGCTCCTCATTTATGCTTTAAGCATTCTAGCGACTTTACACAAGCTCATTATGGGGTAA
- the hemC gene encoding hydroxymethylbilane synthase, translating into MGKLVIGSRGSELALWQANYIKERLKKECFIESEIQIVKTTGDKILDAPLNKIGGKGLFTKELEELLLKGAIDLAVHSLKDVPVVFEKGLDLACITQRADVRDTFLSAQFPDLMSLPKGAKVGTTSLRRSMQLKCKRKDLDTESLRGNVQTRLKKLERGEFDAIILAEAGLRRLNIQGAKYRKAFSTEEMIPSMGQGALGVEMLKSHKHFATLQKLNDEKSAFCCHLEREFIKGLNGGCQIPIGVHASLMGEKVKIQAILGLPNGEEVITKEKQGDKNKAFDLVQELLEAFLQSGAREILEKAQLF; encoded by the coding sequence GTGGGAAAATTGGTGATTGGCTCTAGGGGGAGCGAACTGGCTTTATGGCAAGCGAACTACATTAAAGAACGCCTGAAAAAAGAATGCTTTATAGAAAGCGAGATTCAAATCGTTAAAACCACAGGCGATAAGATTTTAGATGCGCCTTTAAATAAGATTGGCGGTAAGGGGCTATTCACTAAAGAATTAGAAGAATTGCTTTTAAAAGGCGCCATTGATTTGGCGGTGCATTCTTTAAAAGATGTGCCGGTCGTGTTTGAAAAAGGGTTAGATTTAGCTTGCATCACTCAAAGGGCTGATGTGAGAGACACTTTTTTGAGCGCTCAATTCCCTGATTTGATGAGCTTGCCTAAAGGTGCAAAAGTAGGCACGACTTCTTTAAGGCGCTCCATGCAACTCAAATGCAAACGAAAAGATCTAGACACAGAAAGCTTAAGGGGGAATGTCCAAACCCGTTTGAAAAAGCTTGAACGCGGCGAATTTGACGCTATCATTTTGGCTGAAGCCGGATTGCGCCGCCTAAACATTCAAGGGGCGAAATACCGCAAGGCTTTTAGCACAGAAGAAATGATTCCTAGCATGGGTCAAGGGGCTTTAGGGGTAGAAATGCTTAAAAGCCACAAGCATTTTGCCACGCTTCAAAAACTCAATGACGAAAAAAGCGCGTTTTGCTGCCATTTAGAAAGAGAATTTATCAAAGGGCTTAATGGGGGGTGTCAAATCCCTATAGGCGTGCATGCGAGTTTAATGGGCGAAAAAGTTAAAATCCAAGCCATTTTGGGCCTGCCTAATGGCGAAGAGGTCATTACTAAAGAAAAACAAGGGGATAAAAACAAGGCGTTTGATTTAGTTCAAGAGCTTTTAGAAGCCTTTTTGCAAAGCGGGGCGAGAGAGATTTTAGAAAAGGCGCAATTGTTTTAA
- a CDS encoding tetratricopeptide repeat protein: MNIKILKVLVGGLLFWILQAHLWAKQDNSFLGIGERAYKSGNYSKAASNFKKACNDGVSEGCTQLGIIYENGQGTKIDYKKALEYYKIACQADDREGCFGLGGLYDEGLGVSQNYQEAIDAYAKACVLKHPESCYSLGIIYDRKIKGNAAQAVTYYQKSCNFDVAKGCYVLGVAYEKGFLEVKQSNHKAVIYYLKACRLNEGQACRALGTLFETGDAGLDEDFEVAFDYLQKACGLNNSDGCASLGSMYMLGRYVKKDPHKAFNYFKQACDMGSAVSCSRMGFMYSQGDSVPKDLRKALDNYERGCDMGDELGCFALAGMYYNMKDKENAIMIYDKGCKLGMKQACENLTKLRGY, from the coding sequence ATGAATATCAAAATTTTAAAAGTATTAGTTGGGGGATTGCTTTTTTGGATCTTGCAAGCTCATTTGTGGGCAAAACAAGACAATAGTTTTCTGGGGATTGGTGAAAGAGCCTATAAAAGCGGGAATTATTCTAAAGCAGCGTCTAATTTTAAGAAAGCATGCAACGATGGGGTGAGTGAGGGTTGCACGCAATTAGGGATTATTTATGAAAACGGGCAAGGCACTAAAATAGATTATAAAAAAGCCTTAGAATATTATAAAATCGCATGCCAAGCTGACGACAGGGAGGGGTGTTTTGGTTTAGGGGGGCTTTATGATGAGGGGTTGGGCGTGTCTCAAAATTATCAAGAAGCTATTGACGCTTACGCTAAGGCATGCGTTTTAAAACACCCTGAAAGCTGCTATAGTTTGGGCATCATTTATGATCGAAAAATCAAAGGCAATGCCGCTCAAGCGGTTACTTACTATCAAAAAAGCTGTAATTTTGATGTGGCTAAGGGGTGTTATGTGCTAGGCGTGGCTTATGAAAAAGGTTTTTTAGAAGTTAAGCAAAGCAACCATAAAGCCGTTATCTATTATTTGAAAGCATGCCGATTGAATGAGGGGCAGGCTTGTCGCGCGTTAGGCACTTTGTTTGAAACGGGCGATGCAGGACTTGATGAAGATTTTGAAGTGGCGTTTGATTATTTGCAAAAAGCTTGCGGGTTAAACAACTCTGATGGTTGTGCGAGTTTAGGCTCTATGTATATGTTAGGGAGATATGTCAAAAAAGATCCCCACAAGGCTTTCAATTATTTCAAACAAGCATGCGATATGGGGAGCGCGGTGAGTTGCTCCAGAATGGGCTTTATGTATTCTCAAGGGGACTCTGTTCCAAAAGACTTGAGAAAAGCCCTTGACAATTATGAAAGAGGTTGCGATATGGGCGATGAATTGGGTTGCTTCGCTCTAGCGGGCATGTATTACAACATGAAAGACAAAGAAAACGCTATCATGATTTATGACAAGGGCTGTAAATTGGGCATGAAACAAGCATGCGAGAATTTGACTAAACTTAGGGGTTATTAA
- a CDS encoding DsbA family protein, which produces MILRASVLSTLLLVSLGAAPKNPASNKQMQDNLVKVIEKQTNKKVRILEVKPLKSSQDLKMVVVEDPDTKYNIPLVVSKDGNLVIGLSGIFFSNNSDDVKLLTETNQKILALNTTQQNSAKLNAIFDEVPADYVIELPSTNAENKDKILYIVSDPMCPHCQKELTKLRDHLKENTVRMVVVGWLGVNSAKKAALVQEEMAKARARGASVEDKISILEKIYSTQYDINAQKEPEDLRTKVENITKKIFESGVIKGVPFLYHYKA; this is translated from the coding sequence ATGATATTAAGAGCGAGCGTGTTGAGCACATTACTTCTTGTGAGTTTAGGGGCAGCCCCTAAAAACCCAGCATCTAATAAACAAATGCAAGACAATTTAGTTAAGGTGATTGAAAAACAAACCAATAAAAAGGTGCGTATTTTGGAGGTCAAACCTTTGAAATCCAGCCAGGATTTGAAAATGGTCGTAGTAGAAGATCCGGACACTAAATACAATATCCCGCTTGTAGTGAGCAAAGATGGTAATTTAGTCATAGGGCTTAGCGGTATCTTTTTTAGCAATAATAGCGATGATGTGAAGTTGCTCACAGAGACCAATCAAAAGATCCTAGCCCTTAACACCACCCAGCAAAATAGCGCGAAGTTGAACGCTATTTTTGATGAAGTGCCGGCTGATTATGTGATAGAGTTGCCCTCTACTAACGCTGAGAATAAGGATAAGATCCTTTATATTGTCTCTGACCCCATGTGTCCGCATTGCCAAAAAGAGCTTACTAAGTTGAGAGATCACCTGAAAGAAAACACTGTAAGAATGGTTGTAGTGGGGTGGCTTGGAGTCAATTCGGCTAAAAAAGCGGCTTTGGTTCAAGAAGAAATGGCGAAAGCTAGGGCTAGGGGAGCGAGCGTGGAAGATAAAATCTCTATTCTTGAAAAGATTTATTCCACCCAATACGATATTAACGCCCAAAAAGAGCCTGAAGATTTACGCACTAAAGTGGAAAATATCACGAAAAAGATTTTTGAATCGGGCGTGATTAAGGGCGTGCCTTTCTTATACCATTATAAGGCATAG
- a CDS encoding UPF0323 family lipoprotein, protein MKKPYRKISDYAIVGGLSALVMVSIVGCKSNADDKPKEQSHLSQSVQKGAFVILEEQKDKSYKVVEEYPSSRTHIVVRDLQGNERVLSNEEIQKLIKEEEAKIDNGTSKLIQPNNGGGSNESSGFGLGSAILGSAAGAILGSYIGNKLFNNPNYQQNAQRTYKSPQAYQRSQNSFSKSVPSASGMGGASKGQSGFFGSNRPTSSPAVSSGTRGFIS, encoded by the coding sequence ATGAAAAAACCCTACAGGAAGATTTCTGATTATGCGATCGTGGGTGGCTTGAGTGCATTAGTGATGGTGAGCATCGTGGGGTGTAAGAGCAATGCCGATGACAAACCCAAAGAGCAAAGCCATTTAAGTCAAAGCGTTCAAAAAGGGGCGTTTGTGATTTTAGAAGAGCAAAAGGATAAATCTTACAAGGTTGTTGAAGAATACCCTAGCTCAAGAACCCACATTGTGGTGCGCGATTTGCAAGGCAATGAGCGCGTGCTGAGCAATGAAGAGATTCAAAAGCTCATCAAAGAAGAAGAAGCTAAGATTGATAACGGCACGAGCAAACTCATCCAGCCCAATAATGGGGGAGGGAGTAATGAAAGCTCAGGCTTTGGCTTGGGGAGCGCGATTTTAGGGAGCGCGGCGGGGGCGATTTTAGGGAGTTATATTGGTAACAAGCTTTTCAATAACCCCAATTACCAGCAAAACGCCCAACGGACCTACAAATCCCCACAAGCTTACCAACGCTCTCAAAATTCCTTTTCTAAAAGCGTGCCTAGCGCTTCAGGCATGGGTGGGGCGAGTAAGGGACAGAGCGGGTTTTTTGGCTCTAATAGGCCTACAAGTTCGCCGGCGGTAAGCTCTGGGACAAGGGGCTTTATCTCATAA
- a CDS encoding outer membrane protein — protein sequence MKKTILLSLVASSLFAENDGVFMSVGYQIGEAAQMVKNTGEIQKLSDTYENLDNLLTRYNELKQTATNTDSSTTQAINNLKQSADRLKTTPNTANQAVSSALSSAVGMWQVIASNLASGTLSTSEYNKINAISQLLQNTLENKNNDLTIGNDYDQLLTQASTIISTLQSQCPGVDGGNGTPWGINASGNACNIFGNTFNAINSMINSAKEAAAKARRENPENPNQQSTAINADFTKNLNQVSSVINDTISYLKGDNLETIYNTIQKTPNSKGFQSLVSRSSYSYSLNETQYSQFQTTTKEFGHNPFRSVGLINSQINNGAMNGVGVQLGYKQFFGKNKFFGIRYYAFFDYNHAYIKSNFFNSASNVFTYGAGSDLLLNFINGGSDQNRKVSFGIFGGIALAGTTWLNSQFMNLKTTTNIYSAKINNTNFQFLFNTGLRLQGIHHGIELGVKIPTINTNYYSFLGAKLAYRRLYSVYLNYVLAY from the coding sequence ATGAAAAAAACGATTTTACTTTCTCTTGTGGCGTCATCGCTCTTCGCTGAAAATGACGGCGTTTTTATGAGCGTGGGCTATCAAATCGGTGAAGCCGCTCAAATGGTGAAAAACACCGGCGAAATCCAAAAACTCTCCGACACTTATGAAAATTTGGACAACCTTTTAACCCGTTATAACGAGCTCAAACAAACGGCTACTAACACCGATTCAAGCACCACTCAAGCGATTAATAATTTAAAACAAAGCGCTGACAGATTGAAAACGACCCCCAATACCGCTAATCAAGCCGTGTCTTCAGCGCTCAGCTCTGCGGTGGGCATGTGGCAAGTGATAGCCTCTAATTTAGCTAGTGGCACGCTATCTACTAGCGAATACAACAAAATCAATGCAATTTCTCAATTGCTCCAAAACACCCTAGAAAACAAAAACAATGACCTTACGATTGGAAATGACTATGACCAGCTTTTAACTCAAGCTAGCACCATCATTAGCACTCTTCAAAGCCAATGCCCAGGAGTAGATGGAGGCAATGGCACACCATGGGGGATTAATGCAAGCGGGAACGCATGCAATATTTTTGGCAACACCTTTAACGCTATTAATAGCATGATAAATAGCGCTAAAGAAGCCGCTGCAAAAGCCCGAAGAGAGAACCCAGAAAATCCAAACCAACAAAGCACAGCCATCAATGCTGATTTCACTAAAAACCTTAACCAAGTGTCAAGCGTTATTAATGACACCATCTCTTATCTCAAAGGGGACAATTTAGAAACCATCTATAACACCATTCAAAAAACGCCCAATTCTAAAGGGTTTCAAAGTTTGGTGAGCCGGTCTAGTTATAGTTATTCTTTAAACGAAACCCAGTATTCTCAATTCCAAACCACCACCAAAGAGTTTGGGCATAACCCTTTTAGAAGCGTGGGTTTAATCAACTCACAAATCAATAACGGGGCGATGAATGGGGTTGGCGTGCAATTAGGCTATAAGCAATTTTTTGGGAAAAATAAATTTTTTGGGATCCGGTATTATGCCTTTTTTGATTACAACCATGCCTATATCAAATCCAACTTTTTTAACTCCGCTTCCAATGTTTTCACTTATGGCGCGGGCAGTGATCTTTTATTGAATTTCATCAATGGCGGATCCGATCAAAACCGCAAAGTCTCGTTTGGTATTTTTGGAGGCATCGCGCTAGCCGGCACCACATGGCTTAATTCCCAATTTATGAATTTAAAAACCACCACCAACATCTACAGCGCTAAGATCAACAACACCAATTTCCAGTTCTTATTCAATACGGGTTTAAGGCTTCAAGGAATCCATCATGGCATTGAATTAGGCGTGAAGATCCCCACCATTAACACGAATTATTACTCTTTCCTGGGCGCTAAATTAGCCTATAGAAGACTCTATAGCGTGTATCTCAATTATGTTTTGGCCTATTGA
- a CDS encoding c-type cytochrome gives MRFVVALVLLGWLSLDAKETDFISDFEYGLALYKNPRGVACAKCHGIKGEKQEITSYYEKGEKKILYAPKINHLDFKTFKDALSLGKGMMPKYNLNLEEIQAIYLYITSLEHKEEHKNLPKP, from the coding sequence ATGCGTTTTGTGGTTGCGCTAGTTTTGTTGGGGTGGTTAAGTTTGGATGCTAAAGAAACGGATTTTATCTCTGATTTTGAATACGGGCTAGCGCTTTATAAAAACCCTAGGGGCGTTGCGTGCGCGAAATGCCATGGCATTAAGGGCGAAAAGCAAGAAATCACCTCCTATTATGAAAAAGGCGAGAAAAAAATCCTCTACGCCCCTAAAATCAACCATTTGGATTTTAAAACCTTTAAAGACGCTTTGAGTTTGGGCAAAGGCATGATGCCTAAATACAACCTGAATTTAGAAGAAATCCAAGCGATTTATCTTTATATCACCTCTTTAGAGCATAAAGAAGAGCATAAGAATCTCCCTAAGCCTTAG
- a CDS encoding SulP family inorganic anion transporter produces the protein MFEKIQKEWLSNIQKDLLSGFVVGLSVIPETAGFAIMVGLDVGVAFYTTFYMAFVLSFFGARKAMISAAAGSVALILVGVVKNYGLEYAGVATLMTGMLQILLGYLKIGNLLRFIPQSVMYGFVNALGLLLLKEQFKFLQNQNLGVFVLLFIGILIIYLFPLITKKIPSNLICILAISAIALIFDVHAPNLGSIEQGVSGFHFLIIPKNLDFKIVIELLPYALSLALVGTIESLLTAKTLDIILKDGVSDKNKETKAQGLGNVISGLLGGMTGCALVGQSIINAKSGASTRLSTFFAGFSLMVLVLAFNEYVVKIPIVAVVAVMVMISFTTFNFQSIINIKKIKLYDTLNMLLVVAVVLCTHNLAIGVVVGVLVNALWIKSNGIA, from the coding sequence ATGTTTGAAAAGATACAAAAAGAATGGTTGAGCAACATTCAAAAAGATTTGTTATCCGGTTTTGTGGTGGGGCTTTCTGTGATCCCAGAGACCGCTGGCTTTGCGATCATGGTGGGTTTAGATGTGGGCGTGGCGTTTTATACGACTTTTTATATGGCTTTTGTTTTGTCTTTTTTTGGGGCTAGAAAGGCGATGATTAGCGCAGCGGCCGGCTCAGTGGCGCTCATTTTAGTGGGCGTGGTCAAAAACTATGGGCTTGAATATGCGGGCGTGGCGACTTTAATGACAGGAATGTTGCAAATCCTTTTAGGCTATTTGAAAATAGGGAATCTTTTGAGATTTATCCCGCAATCAGTGATGTATGGCTTTGTGAACGCATTAGGTCTTTTGCTTTTAAAAGAGCAATTCAAATTCCTTCAAAACCAAAATTTAGGGGTGTTTGTGTTGCTTTTTATAGGGATATTGATCATTTATTTATTCCCTTTAATCACTAAAAAAATCCCCTCTAATTTAATCTGTATCCTTGCAATCAGCGCGATCGCTTTGATTTTTGATGTGCATGCACCGAATTTAGGGAGCATTGAGCAAGGGGTTTCAGGCTTTCATTTTCTCATTATCCCCAAAAATTTGGATTTTAAAATCGTTATAGAATTGTTGCCTTACGCTCTTTCTTTGGCGCTAGTAGGCACGATAGAAAGTTTATTAACCGCTAAAACTTTAGACATTATTTTAAAAGATGGCGTGAGCGATAAAAATAAAGAAACTAAAGCGCAGGGCTTGGGGAATGTGATCTCAGGGCTTTTAGGGGGAATGACAGGGTGTGCTTTAGTGGGGCAGTCTATCATTAATGCAAAATCCGGCGCTAGCACAAGGCTTTCTACTTTTTTTGCCGGCTTTTCTTTAATGGTGTTAGTGTTAGCGTTTAATGAATATGTGGTTAAGATCCCCATTGTGGCAGTTGTGGCGGTGATGGTGATGATTTCTTTCACCACTTTTAATTTCCAATCCATTATTAACATTAAAAAAATCAAACTCTATGACACGCTGAACATGCTTTTAGTCGTGGCGGTGGTTTTATGCACGCATAATTTGGCGATAGGGGTTGTGGTGGGGGTTTTAGTTAATGCGTTGTGGATTAAATCCAACGGGATTGCATGA